A genome region from Clostridium sp. JN-9 includes the following:
- a CDS encoding aldehyde dehydrogenase family protein yields the protein MEQNSEQVNLIIERVLQEISKRDLNVVKSDGIFEDMNSAVDASAEAQKELSKLSLEQREKLISAMRKVILDNAKEIADICVEDTKMGRKDHKYLKLKLTANKTPGTEILKTTAITGDKGLTLIEMGPYGVIGAITPSTNPAATVICNSIGMIASGNTVVFSPHPGAVKSCLTCVKLLNKAIDEAGGPKNLITTVKKPSIESTDAMINNPKVRMIVATGGPFIVKKVLSSGKKAIGAGAGNPPVVVDETADIKKAAKDIISGCCFDNNLPCIAEKEAIVVESVYEKLINEMNSLGNVYELSKEETAKVASLVLIENEKEGKKKFSPNKNYIGRDAGVILEAAGIAAPKGVECLITRVPNEHPFVQVEMMMPILPIVKVKDVDEAIDTALLDEHGNRHTAMMHSKNVDNLTKMAKVIETTIFVKNAPSYAGIGFGGEGWTTFTIAGPTGEGLTNASTFTRQRRCTMVDSFRII from the coding sequence ATGGAGCAGAATAGTGAACAGGTTAATCTCATTATTGAGAGGGTGCTTCAGGAAATAAGTAAAAGGGATTTAAATGTTGTGAAATCAGATGGAATTTTCGAAGATATGAATAGTGCTGTAGATGCATCGGCAGAAGCCCAGAAAGAACTTTCTAAATTAAGCCTTGAGCAAAGAGAAAAGCTTATTTCTGCTATGAGAAAAGTTATTTTAGACAATGCTAAGGAAATTGCTGATATATGTGTGGAAGATACAAAAATGGGAAGGAAAGATCATAAATATTTAAAATTAAAGCTTACAGCAAATAAAACTCCAGGAACAGAAATTTTGAAGACCACAGCAATTACTGGGGATAAAGGCTTGACTTTAATAGAAATGGGACCATATGGAGTTATAGGTGCCATTACACCTTCTACAAATCCTGCTGCTACTGTTATATGTAACAGCATAGGAATGATTGCTTCAGGCAATACAGTAGTGTTTTCACCTCATCCTGGAGCAGTAAAGAGCTGTCTTACGTGTGTAAAGCTGCTGAATAAGGCAATAGATGAAGCAGGGGGCCCCAAAAATTTAATAACCACTGTGAAAAAGCCTTCAATTGAAAGTACTGATGCAATGATAAATAATCCTAAAGTAAGAATGATTGTTGCTACAGGGGGACCTTTCATAGTTAAAAAGGTTTTATCATCTGGCAAAAAGGCAATTGGAGCTGGTGCAGGAAATCCACCTGTAGTTGTAGATGAAACTGCAGATATTAAAAAGGCTGCAAAGGATATTATTTCAGGCTGCTGTTTTGACAATAATTTACCATGCATAGCAGAAAAAGAAGCCATTGTTGTTGAATCAGTTTATGAGAAATTAATTAATGAAATGAATAGTCTTGGCAATGTTTATGAACTATCCAAGGAAGAAACAGCAAAAGTTGCTTCTTTAGTATTAATAGAAAATGAAAAAGAGGGTAAAAAGAAATTTTCACCTAACAAAAATTATATAGGCAGAGATGCTGGTGTAATACTGGAGGCTGCTGGTATAGCTGCTCCAAAGGGAGTTGAATGTCTCATTACAAGAGTACCTAATGAACATCCTTTTGTACAGGTGGAGATGATGATGCCCATACTTCCAATTGTTAAAGTTAAGGATGTGGATGAAGCTATTGACACTGCATTACTTGATGAACATGGGAACAGACATACAGCAATGATGCATTCAAAAAATGTTGATAATTTAACTAAAATGGCAAAAGTTATTGAAACAACAATTTTTGTTAAAAATGCACCATCTTATGCTGGAATAGGATTTGGAGGGGAAGGCTGGACAACATTCACTATAGCAGGACCTACAGGTGAAGGGCTTACAAATGCATCAACATTTACAAGACAAAGAAGATGTACAATGGTTGACTCCTTTAGAATTATCTAG
- a CDS encoding cob(I)yrinic acid a,c-diamide adenosyltransferase, with protein sequence MKIYTKTGDKGQTSLLGGTRTSKADLRVWAYGTIDEFNSSIGFAKSLSKEKDVISAINYIQKSLFEVAAELASLGCESYKERINNDYVVCLENLIDKLYESIPSFKGFILPGGCTVSGALDVARTKIRCAERYIVELEESYTINQYLLKYVNRLSDAVYALARYEDYVNIKKAVIDRVKNNASGRFNREIAEILTKHCIDKANEINVKVVICISDNSGNPIIIERMDNALLASVDIAQRKAYTAIAFKTPTEKLHDESKPDGQLYGINNLDNVITFGGGVPLFFHDKLLGAIGVSGGTVEEDMSVCYYGYKIFKEMICNGAE encoded by the coding sequence ATGAAGATTTACACTAAAACTGGGGATAAGGGACAAACTTCCTTGCTTGGGGGAACAAGAACATCAAAAGCTGACTTAAGGGTATGGGCATATGGAACTATTGATGAATTCAATTCCTCTATAGGTTTTGCAAAAAGCCTTTCAAAGGAGAAGGATGTTATAAGTGCAATAAATTATATACAGAAATCCCTATTTGAAGTTGCAGCTGAACTAGCATCTCTTGGCTGTGAAAGCTATAAAGAAAGAATAAATAATGATTATGTTGTATGTCTTGAAAATTTAATTGATAAGCTTTACGAAAGCATTCCATCATTTAAGGGATTTATTCTTCCCGGAGGCTGCACAGTATCAGGGGCACTTGATGTGGCAAGAACAAAAATAAGATGTGCAGAAAGATATATTGTTGAACTTGAAGAAAGCTACACTATAAATCAATATCTTTTAAAATATGTAAACAGACTTTCAGATGCTGTTTATGCTCTGGCCAGATATGAAGATTATGTAAATATAAAAAAGGCTGTAATAGACAGGGTTAAAAATAACGCATCTGGCAGATTTAACAGAGAAATAGCAGAAATACTAACTAAACACTGCATAGATAAGGCAAATGAAATAAATGTTAAAGTGGTAATCTGCATCAGCGATAATTCAGGAAATCCAATAATTATTGAACGTATGGATAATGCTTTACTTGCCAGTGTAGATATAGCTCAAAGGAAGGCCTATACTGCTATAGCATTTAAAACTCCGACAGAGAAACTCCATGATGAATCTAAACCAGATGGACAGCTTTATGGAATTAATAATTTAGATAATGTGATTACTTTTGGAGGAGGAGTACCTCTTTTCTTCCATGATAAATTATTAGGAGCTATTGGAGTAAGCGGTGGAACTGTAGAAGAGGATATGTCAGTCTGCTACTATGGATATAAAATTTTTAAGGAGATGATCTGCAATGGAGCAGAATAG